The following are from one region of the Littorina saxatilis isolate snail1 linkage group LG4, US_GU_Lsax_2.0, whole genome shotgun sequence genome:
- the LOC138964090 gene encoding uncharacterized protein — protein MEKENLNPLEMNEGQENSESVRRSAREQKLTEKGRSYKKELLLQAFHSEHCGLLDFLTDTDSLLQQSTVDCEDMISRRQAITSRISLLRETAEKINELDDGEESTDGLLNDVANMAVSTMNKIVTATKHMNNPVRSVVSHASKRSKASSTSSQRLLAAAEAAALQAKLQSQRLEKERQEKLEQLEFEENLRRMETERTMAKMKREIEEEKIVAQLKMEEARLKVLDEPNSGSQSSQGSHTAPQRQDIMPHRRALHQIDDWNNIMPHRQASHQTYDCAQKTNLRHDTQDLHQFDGRSQKTNLRHDAQALRQIGDRSQGTNLRHEAQALHQSDTHAQRTNLNYDAPVFTPWSQTTEQFADALARAITTSRLPIPEPPIFTGDPLHYPDWIFSFTSLIENRGIAPSDKIHYLKRYLGGPAREAVSGFFMLRSDDAYRQARDILEKRFGNPFAVSEAFRTKLDAWPKVANKDKAGLRNLSDFLLQCQAAAAEVPDLKILDDVREIRKITAKLPDWIAHRWNRTTATTKRDKARYPTFQEFTQFVVEESEIVNDPVLSAEPLPAGPRPQSQRHHEQPRPPKTVLNTNGNMVSNNHNENTQTSASSTSCLFCKRQHHSMNECRDFMRKQMSERKDFVRKEGLCFGCLRPGHVSKDCTKRCDCKKCSKKHPTSLHDDNWSSNHQRPPKEMKRDDQKDTQQTDLKNGSCRKVLSNTESSLTSMAVPVFLSTDENPHQEILVYALLDTMSDSTFVLESVARDLQASSTPAALKLTTMTDTSVTVACQKYSNLRVRGFNSEKTIHLPVTYSRDHIPLDDEHIPSPETAGRWPHLSRLENVLVPKQDCAVGLLIGYNCPRALAPLNCVTGDDDQPYAVETELGWSIVGGITESFDAIGTSHRVITGEVAHSAYHPERSVTYVQKTHIKEVTTADLVKIMEQDFQELSPPDQTMSQEDKQFLKTLEEGIHQTEDGHYEMPLPFRNGEPKLPNNRQAAYHRVMALKRQFERKPQYLQHYTAFMKEIIDRGDAEKVPSDEMNDTQWYIPHHGVYHPKKPEKVRVVFDCSARYQGTCINDHLLQGPDLVNSLVGVLCRFRQGPIAFTCDVEKMYHQFRVERRHQDYLRFLWWEDGDLSKAPVDYRMKVHLFGASSSPGCANFALKRLAKDHEHLGERAANFLMNDFYVDDGLKGESTAEAAIDLLEKARLICSKGGLRLHKIVSNSNEVVNSVPESERGGAAQANKNTDLGTTALESVLGLQWCMESDSFCFKLNPKDNPLTRRGILATVASIYDPLGLIAPVVLVGRMILQEMCGGGAGWDHPIPEDLRPQWEKWMSDLQKLTDFKVPRCYLGNISSPVGVELHHFSDASLQGYGQCSYLRLRSDDGQAHCTLVMAKARVAPLKATTVPRLELQAAVLSAKTAAFLDAELDYPNITNFFWTDSKVVLGYIKNKTTRFHMYVANRVEQICQRSNPDQWHYIATSENPADHASRGLSVDELSTSNWLKGPDFLWQREITINDADIEVDPQDKEIKSATVHTTQGAKFTTFEERIRRFSSLRRAVTAVARIVMCCARKRGKEISDVEAKKRAEQNIVKCIQRESFDVSDLKSKSSPLSQLDPFLDEDGLLRVGGRIKKTSELYGVKHPLILPKNSHVSHLITAHQHEKTAHQGRSLTINAIRSAGYWILGCRRVVSSLINKCTACIRHRGKAKGQKMADLPKERVEPSPPFTYCGIDCFGPFTVKEGRKEVKRYGLLITCLAMRAVHIEVLDDMTTDAFLNGLRCFIALRGKVRMIRCDQGSNFIGAKHELKEELKKLDHKTVALRLLELDCEFKFNPPSSSHMGGIWERQIRNIRNVLTGILDNCAARLDTSCLRTLMYEAMAIVNSRPLTVENLERADGPLPLTPNHVLTMKPGIVMPPPPGVFEKEDLYLKKRWRRVQYLADTFWTRWKKEYLQTLQTRSIWQQTQDNIREGDIVLLQEDGICRTDWKTARVVKTFPGDDGRVRRVKLLMATSELDKHGKPLRQRSYLERPVHKLIVLLPKNISNND, from the coding sequence ATGGAAAAGGAAAATCTGAACCCTCTTGAAATGAACGAAGGACAAGAGAACTCAGAAAGCGTCAGACGTTCTGCAAGGGAACAAAAACTGACAGAAAAGGGCAGAAGCTACAAGAAAGAACTACTTTTACAAGCCTTTCACTCTGAACATTGTGGGTTGCTGGACTTTcttactgacactgacagtctgCTACAACAGAGCACTGTGGACTGTGAAGATATGATTTCAAGGCGCCAAGCGATTACATCCCGAATCAGCCTACTAAGAGAAACTGCTGAGAAGATAAATGAATTGGATGATGGTGAAGAAAGCACTGATGGTTTGCTCAACGACGTGGCAAATATGGCAGTCTCAACCATGAACAAGATTGTTACTGCAACAAAGCACATGAATAATCCTGTACGCTCAGTAGTTTCTCATGCGTCAAAGCGATCTAAGGCCTCTTCTACTTCATCACAGAGACTTCTGGCCGCAGCTGAAGCTGCAGCTCTACAAGCCAAGCTACAGTCACAGCGTcttgagaaagaaagacaagaaaaattGGAACAGCTTGAATTTGAAGAAAATCTGCGCAGAATGGAAACAGAAAGAACGATGGCAAAGATGAAAAGagaaatagaagaagaaaaaattgtgGCTCAGTTGAAAATGGAGGAAGCAAGACTGAAAGTGCTTGACGAGCCTAACAGTGGTTCACAATCAAGCCAAGGGAGCCACACTGCACCACAGAGACAAGACATTATGCCACACAGACGGGCCTTGCATCAAATTGATGATTGGAACAACATCATGCCGCATAGACAGGCCTCTCATCAGACTTATGATTGTGCTCAAAAGACAAACCTGCGCCATGACACTCAGGATTTGCATCAGTTTGATGGCCGATCGCAAAAGACAAACCTGCGCCACGACGCTCAGGCTTTGCGTCAGATTGGTGATCGCTCACAAGGAACGAACCTGCGTCATGAAGCTCAGGCCTTGCATCAGTCTGATACTCACGCACAAAGAACAAACCTGAACTATGATGCTCCAGTGTTTACTCCTTGGAGCCAAACTACCGAACAATTTGCAGATGCGCTAGCAAGGGCAATAACCACAAGTCGATTGCCTATTCCAGAGCCACCCATCTTCACTGGCGATCCACTTCACTATCctgactggattttctcattCACCTCACTGATTGAGAATAGAGGTATCGCACCGTCAGACAAAATCCACTACTTGAAACGCTACCTAGGTGGGCCGGCCAGGGAGGCCGTCAGTGGCTTTTTCATGCTCAGAAGTGACGATGCATACAGGCAAGCTCGGGATATTCTGGAAAAGAGGTTTGGCAACCCCTTTGCCGTTTCTGAAGCTTTCCGCACCAAACTGGACGCCTGGCCTAAGGTGGCTAACAAGGATAAAGCGGGCCTTCGCAACTTGTCTGACTTCCTTCTCCAGTGTCAAGCTGCAGCTGCCGAAGTACCTGACCTGAAAATTCTCGACGACGTGCGTGAGATCAGAAAGATCACAGCCAAGCTTCCAGATTGGATAGCCCACAGATGGAATCGGACAACGGCAACAACCAAGCGAGACAAGGCCAGATACCCGACGTTCCAGGAATTCACGCAATTTGTTGTCGAAGAATCTGAGATTGTGAATGACCCAGTCCTCTCCGCTGAGCCTCTACCAGCGGGTCCAAGGCCACAAAGCCAAAGGCATCATGAACAACCTCGGCCTCCGAAGACAGTCCTGAATACGAACGGCAACATGGTTTCCAACAACCACAATGAGAACACCCAGACGTCTGCATCCTCGACAAGTTGCCTGTTTTGTAAAAGGCAACATCACTCAATGAATGAGTGCAGAGACTTTATGAGAAAGCAGATGTCAGAAAGAAAGGATTTCGTCAGAAAGGAAGGCCTGTGCTTTGGGTGCCTAAGACCAGGGCACGTGTCAAAGGACTGCACGAAACGGTGTGACTGCAAGAAGTGCAGCAAGAAACATCCTACGAGCCTTCATGACGACAACTGGTCGTCAAATCACCAGCGTCCTCCAAAGGAAATGAAAAGGGATGATCAGAAGGATACTCAACAAACTGATCTAAAGAATGGATCATGCAGGAAGGTTCTCTCAAATACAGAGAGCAGCTTGACGTCAATGGCTGTCCCAGTGTTTCTGTCGACAGACGAAAACCCACACCAGGAGATACTGGTCTACGCACTCCTAGATACGATGTCTGATTCTACATTTGTTCTGGAGTCCGTGGCAAGGGACTTGCAGGCCTCCTCCACACCAGCTGCTTTGAAGCTGACAACGATGACAGACACTAGCGTCACAGTGGCATGTCAGAAGTACTCAAACTTGAGGGTCAGAGGCTTCAACTCGGAGAAGACGATACACCTGCCTGTCACCTACTCAAGAGATCACATCCCGCTTGACGATGAGCACATTCCATCACCAGAAACGGCAGGCAGATGGCCACATTTGAGCAGATTGGAGAACGTCTTGGTTCCCAAACAAGACTGCGCCGTTGGGCTGTTGATTGGATATAACTGCCCGAGAGCACTGGCACCATTGAACTGTGTCACTGGAGACGATGATCAGCCATATGCAGTTGAGACAGAGCTTggttggagcatcgtcggcGGCATCACAGAAAGCTTCGATGCTATCGGAACCTCACATAGAGTGATCACAGGGGAAGTTGCTCACTCAGCTTACCACCCAGAGAGATCAGTGACCTATGTGCAGAAGACTCACATTAAAGAGGTCACGACGGCAGATCTCGTGAAAATTATGGAGCAAGACTTCCAGGAACTGAGCCCACCTGACCAAACGATGTCCCAAGAAGACAAACAATTTCTGAAGACACTTGAAGAAGGCATTCATCAAACAGAGGATGGACATTATGAAATGCCACTTCCCTTCAGAAATGGCGAGCCAAAGCTGCCCAACAATCGACAAGCAGCCTATCATAGAGTCATGGCTCTAAAACGGCAGTTTGAAAGAAAACCTCAGTACCTACAACACTACACAGCCTTTATGAAGGAAATCATTGACAGAGGGGATGCGGAGAAGGTCCCAAGTGATGAAATGAACGACACTCAGTGGTATATCCCCCATCATGGAGTATACCACCCCAAAAAGCCAGAAAAGGTCAGAGTAGTCTTCGACTGCAGCGCTCGATACCAAGGGACTTGTATCAACGATCATCTGCTTCAGGGCCCTGACCTCGTCAACTCACTGGTGGGAGTCCTTTGCAGATTCAGACAAGGCCCCATCGCCTTCACATGCGATGTGGAGAAAATGTACCACCAGTTCCGGGTGGAAAGACGACACCAAGACTATCTACGGTTTCTGTGGTGGGAGGATGGAGACCTCTCCAAGGCTCCAGTCGATTATCGCATGAAAGTCCACTTGTTTGGTGCATCGTCCTCACCTGGATGCGCCAATTTCGCACTGAAGCGACTTGCCAAAGACCACGAACACCTGGGAGAAAGGGCTGCAAATTTTCTCATGAACGATTTCTACGTGGACGATGGCCTGAAGGGAGAGTCCACAGCTGAAGCAGCCATTGATCTGCTCGAAAAGGCCAGGCTCATCTGTTCAAAAGGCGGTCTGAGGCTACACAAGATTGTTTCAAACAGCAATGAGGTCGTGAACAGCGTTCCAGAGTCTGAGCGCGGGGGTGCTGCTCAAGCCAACAAAAACACGGACCTTGGTACCACCGCACTTGAGAGCGTCCTGGGGCTGCAGTGGTGTATGGAATCAGACAGCTTCTGCTTCAAGCTGAACCCAAAAGACAACCCACTGACACGACGTGGAATTTTGGCCACTGTAGCATCAATCTACGACCCCTTGGGCCTCATTGCACCTGTAGTCCTAGTGGGAAGGATGATTCTCCAAGAAATGTGTGGAGGCGGAGCTGGTTGGGACCACCCTATCCCTGAAGACCTCCGCCCACAATGGGAGAAATGGATGAGTGACCTGCAAAAGCTCACAGACTTCAAAGTCCCAAGATGTTACCTGGGGAACATCAGCTCGCCAGTCGGAGTTGAACTTCACCACTTCTCCGATGCCTCGCTGCAAGGTTACGGGCAGTGCTCATACTTGCGCCTGAGAAGTGACGACGGCCAAGCACACTGCACTCTTGTCATGGCAAAGGCCCGAGTAGCTCCACTGAAGGCAACAACAGTTCCAAGATTGGAACTTCAGGCAGCTGTACTATCAGCGAAGACGGCAGCTTTTCTGGATGCTGAACTTGACTACCCAAACATCACTAACTTCTTCTGGACTGATTCAAAGGTGGTTTTGGGATACATCAAAAACAAGACAACAAGATTCCACATGTATGTCGCGAACAGAGTGGAACAGATTTGCCAAAGGTCCAATCCTGACCAGTGGCACTACATTGCAACATCAGAGAATCCAGCAGACCATGCCTCTCGTGGATTGTCAGTGGATGAGTTGTCCACATCAAACTGGCTAAAAGGACCAGATTTTCTCTGGCAAAGGGAAATCACAATAAATGACGCAGACATTGAAGTGGACCCTCAGGACAAAGAAATCAAGAGCGCAACAGTCCACACTACACAAGGGGCAAAGTTCACTACCTTTGAAGAGAGAATCAGGAGATTCTCCAGCCTCAGACGCGCAGTCACAGCTGTTGCCAGAATCGTCATGTGCTGTGCACGCAAACGGGGAAAGGAGATCTCGGATGTCGAAGCCAAGAAGAGAGCTGAACAGAACATTGTCAAATGTATCCAAAGAGAGAGCTTTGACGTCAGTGATCTGAAGTCGAAGTCGAGCCCGCTCAGCCAGCTTGACCCATTTCTTGACGAAGACGGCCTGCTGCGAGTTGGAGGCAGAATCAAGAAGACTTCAGAACTCTATGGCGTAAAACACCCCTTGATCCTGCCGAAAAACAGCCACGTGTCTCACCTCATCACTGCACATCAACATGAAAAGACAGCCCACCAAGGTCGGAGCCTGACAATAAACGCAATCCGCTCTGCCGGATATTGGATCCTGGGATGCAGAAGAGTTGTCTCGTCACTTATCAACAAGTGCACAGCCTGCATCAGACATCGTGGAAAGGCGAAAGGCCAAAAGATGGCTGACCTCCCAAAGGAAAGAGTAGAGCCATCTCCGCCATTCACCTACTGTGGAATAGACTGTTTTGGACCCTTCACTGTGAAGGAAGGCCGTAAGGAAGTCAAGCGATACGGACTTTTGATCACATGTTTGGCCATGAGAGCAGTACACATTGAGGTACTCGATGACATGACAACCGATGCATTTCTGAATGGCCTCAGATGTTTCATCGCTCTCAGAGGCAAGGTCCGAATGATACGCTGTGACCAAGGCTCAAACTTCATTGGGGCGAAACATGAGCTAAAAGAAGAACTGAAGAAGCTGGACCACAAAACAGTCGCACTTCGATTGCTTGAGCTGGACTGCGAATTCAAGTTCAACCCCCCATCATCCAGCCACATGGGTGGAATTTGGGAAAGACAGATACGCAACATCCGCAACGTCCTTACAGGCATTCTGGACAACTGTGCTGCTAGACTCGACACATCCTGCCTAAGAACACTGATGTACGAGGCGATGGCTATCGTCAATAGCAGACCATTGACTGTGGAAAACCTTGAAAGAGCAGACGGCCCACTGCCCTTGACGCCTAACCATGTCCTAACCATGAAGCCTGGCATTGTCATGCCTCCTCCTCCTGGAGTCTTCGAGAAGGAAGACCTGTACCTGAAGAAGCGATGGCGGCGAGTGCAGTACCTTGCAGACACTTTCTGGACCAGATGGAAGAAGGAATACCTGCAAACTCTGCAAACCAGAAGCATCTGGCAACAAACGCAGGACAACATCCGGGAAGGTGACATTGTCCTACTCCAAGAAGATGGGATCTGCAGGACAGACTGGAAAACAGCCAGGGTTGTGAAAACCTTTCCCGGCGATGACGGACGTGTCAGAAGGGTGAAACTACTCATGGCAACCTCTGAACTTGATAAACATGGAAAACCTCTGCGCCAGAGGTCCTACCTGGAAAGACCAGTTCACAAACTTATTGTTCTTCTCCCAAAGAACATTTCGAACAATGATTAG